One Verrucomicrobiia bacterium genomic window, GGCTGGGTGTTTCATCCAGGCGGACGCGATGTCCTGACCGCGGTCCGTGATAAACTGAATCTGTCCGCCGATGACGTTCGCTGGAGCGAAGCCGTGCTGCGCGACTTCGGAAACATCAGCAGTCCGTCTGTTTACTTCGTCCTGCAAAATGCGCTTCAAGACAGCGTTCCTGACGGGCTGTGGTGGATGAGCTCGTTCGGAGCGGGGTTTAGTTGTCATGGCGCGTTGCTTGAGGTTGGGTAAACTCCACTGCAATGAACCGAGTTGTTCAACCTGAGTTGCTCGACGTCCTGTCGCCGCAAGATCCCAAGGCCATCCGCTCGCGCGAGGACCTGCGCCGTCTGAATGCCGCCATGGGCCATGCGCGGCTGCTTGCCGACAGCCTCCAGGCGCAACTGGAAAAACCAAAAGCTGTCACGCTCGTGGAGTTGGGCGCCGGGGATGGCATCTGCCTTCTGCGCGTCGCACAACGGCTCGGGCGCCGCAACCCTGCTGCGCGCGTGGACGTCACGCTGGTTGACCTGCAGAACCTTCTGACCGCTGAAACAGAACGGGATTTTGAGCGCCTCAACTGGCACGTGCGCGCTGTCCAATCGGATGTCTTCGATTTCCTGCAACGCGACCGTGATCGCAGCAACCTGATGTTCGCCAATCTGTTCCTGCACCATTTCACCGACCTGCAACTCAAGGATCTTTTGCAACTGATCAGCGAACGGACGGATTTCTTTCTCGCCCTGGAAACGCGGCGTGCCCGATTCCCGCTGATTGCCGGCTGGATGGTCGGGTTGATCGGCTGCAATTCCGTCACGCGCCACGATGCGGTCGTCAGCGTCGAGGGGGGATTCGCCGCCAACGAACTGGGCCGTCTCTGGCCGCGCGGTCCCGGCTGGCAACTCGACGAACACTCTGCTGGATTGTTCAGCCATCGATTCGTCGCAAAACGGGGTGGATGATGCCGGGAGACGCGCCCATTACAATCATTGGGGGCGGACTCGCAGGACTCGCTCTCGGGATCGGATTGCGCCAGCACCAGGTCCCAGTGACCGTTCACGAAGCCGGCAGTTATCCACGCCACCGCGTTTGCGGGGAGTTCATCAACGGGAAAGGACTCCGTGTTCTTGAAAAGCTTGCCTTGCGTTCGCGCCTGGAACAAGCGGGCGCAATCATCGCGACGACGGTTCAATTCCGGAGCCAGAATGCCTCGTCACCCGTGCGGCAAATTCCTCCTGCCTTTTGCCTGTCGCGCTATCGCATGGACCACATCCTTGCCGAAACTTTTCAACAGCTCGGAGGCACGCTCCTGACAGGCCAGCGCGTTCCCCGCTCGCTTGCCGGCGGCGAGGTCCAGGCGTCGGGCCGTCGCGCGAGTCCCACCGCTGCAGGGTGGCGGTGGTTCGGGATCAAGGCGCACGCGCGGGGAATTCACCTGGATGCAGATCTCGAAATGCATCTCTCAACCCGCGGATACATCGGGGTGAATCGCATCGATGCGGATTTGGTCAACGTGTGCGGGCTCTTCCGTGTGCGTCCAGGTGAAAGCCCGTCGGGCGCCCGACTCGACCTGTTGCGTCAAATGGCAGGAGCGTCGCTGAGGGCCAAACTCGAGCACGCACAGTTTGATGAACAGTCATGGTGTTCGGTCGCAGGCCTTTGTTTCCAATCGCACGCGCGCCCCGCGGACGAGCAACTCTGTCTCGGCGACGCGATGACAATGATTCCGCCAGTCACAGGAAATGGGATGTCGATGGCGTTCGAAAGCGCGGAGATTGCCATCGCGCCCCTGACGGCCTACTCGCGCGGCCAGTGCTCCTGGACCGAGGCCCGGCGAACGATTCAACGTCAATGTGAGGCCGCATTCGTGACGAGATTGCGATGGGCGGCATTGCTTCAGGCGTTGATGTTTGCACCGCTGGTGCATTCCCGCCTGGGCGCGTTTCTGTTCAAGTCCGATTTTTTATGGAATACGATGCTTTCGAGAACTCGCTGATCGGCGGAATCATTTTCAAACTCGAAGGCGATTCCATTATTCTCGATGTCAATGAAACCGCTCGCTGAGTGCCGCCTTTACACATTCGTTGATACCAGCTGTTTGAACGGACGGAGTCCTGAATTGATTGCGCAACAATTGTGCGACGGCGGCGCCGACCTGATTCAACTGCGCGCCAAGGATGCTCCGCTGGATGATGTCCGCCGCATGGCGCAATCGATTCTTTCGATCACCCAGCGCAACGGCGTGGGCCTTGTGATCAACGATCATCCCGCTGTTGCAGTGGAACTGGGAGCGGAACTTTGCCATCTCGGCCAGGAGGATTTTTTCGATGCAGGGCGCACGCATGTTTCGGAACTGAAATCGGCGGGCGTGAATCTGCACATCGGCTTAAGCACGCATGAGCCCAGCCAGGCGAAACGCGCGATCGCTGCAGGGGCGGATTACATCGCCATCGGTCCCGTCTTTGCCACGCCCACCAAGCCGTATGCGACGGCTGTGACGCTCGATTACGTCGGCTGGGCGGCGGCCAATGTGACGATCCCCTGGTTCGCAATCGGAGGAATCAATCTTACGAATATAGACGCTGTGATTGCGGCAGGGGCCCGGCGCATCTGCGTCGTCTCCGCAATTTTAAACGCACCCGACGTTGCAGAAGCCTGCCGCGCCTTTCGCGAGCGCCTGTTCATCCGTGGTTAAACTTGGTCTGTAATTCGCGGCAATTAGCGTAAACGCCGTTTTGGTTCGATGTTGGCATTTCAGGCTTTAGCGTTTCACGCCTTCTGGCAGTGCGTGTTCATCTGTGTCCATTCGTGGTTCAATCCGAAATGCCTCACGCGGAGGTCGCAAAGGGCGCGAAGGAAAGAAAGGTTGAACAGGAGCACGCAGAGTCAGCAGAGATGGCAGAGAGAAGGCCGCGAAATTGGCGTAAGACAATTTTTGCCTTTTCGGAATCCGTACTGCTATCCCGCAACTTCTTGTTCTTTTGGCAACATTTTACGAGGCGCATGTTTATCCGTGGTTGGACGATCCGCTCAAACTCTTCGTCCTCTATCTCTGCGAGCTTCTGTTCAACGCCCCTGCAGCAAACGGCTTCACGCGAATCCCGCTAATTTCGCGGAGTGCTGCTAAAACGATTCATCGCATTCAGCCTTCGCATGCGCGGGGTTTCGTGTGGTTCGTGTGGTTCGTGGTTAAAATCGGATACGCCGAAACCTTGAACAGGAGCACGCAGAGATGACAGAGAAAAGGCAGACGACGCTGTTTCCGAATCCGTGTTTCTCCGTGTCCATCCGTGGTTAAGTTCCTCTCTTCAATTTCGTGAAATTCGCGTAGACCCGTTTTCCCATTCCGGCCGTTTTGGTTGCGGCTCTGGCGCGCTGTGTCCATCCGTGGTCAAAGGCTTTGGTTCTGTACGCGGTGCGCCGAAGTTTTTCGGCTTTCCGCGTTCACCGGCTCCCTTTATGTTGCGCGCCATCCGTTTGAACCCTGAACTGCCAATCTGTTGTTGAACACTGCATGAGCGTTTTAATTGTCGGCTCCACCGCCCTGGATTCCATCAAAACTCCCAAAGCGGAAAACCCGCGCCTGCTCGGCGGCTCAGCCAGTCACGCCGCGGTCGCCGCGAGCTTCTTCAGCCCGGTCAAACTCGTAGGCGTCGTCGGCAAGGATTTTCCAAAGCGCTACATCGACCTCTACCGCCGCCACAAGATTGACATCGAAGGCCTGCAAATCCTGGAGGGAAATACGTTTCACTGGTCGGGCGAATACGAAGTGAACATGAACAATCGGCGCACCCTGCTCACCGAGCTCGGCGTGTTTGAAACGTTCACCCCGACGCTGCCGAAGTCCTACCAGAAATCGGAATTCGTGCTGCTGGCCAACATCGCCCCCGCACTGCAATCGCACGTGCTCACGCAGATGGAAAAACCCAGGTTCGTGGCCGCCGATACCATGGACCTCTGGCTCAACATCGCAATGCCGGACCTGCTCAAGCTGCTGAAGAAGGTCGATGGTTTCGTGCTGAACGATAGCGAAGCGCATCAGCTCACGAAGGAAGACAACGTGTTCGGGGCCATCCGCAAAATTCACAAGCTCGGGCCGAAATACGTCATCATCAAGAAAGGCTCGCACGGTTCCGTGTTGTCGAGCCCGCGCGGCTTTTTCATCTGCCCCGCTTACCCGCTTCAGAAAGTGGTGGATCCCACGGGCGCCGGCGATTCGTTTGTCGGAGGCATGATGGGATACCTCGCAACTGCAAAGGGATCGATCGACGACAACATCCGCCGAGGCATGGTGTTCGGCAGTGTCACGGCATCGTTCTGCTGCGAAGGTTTCGGGCTCACGAAAACGACGCACGTCACTCGCGCACAGATCAATCAGCGCGTGAAGGAACTCGAGAAGCTCGTGAAGTTCTGAAAGGCCGCGCGGCAGCCGTGGCGGAACGGTGGCCTAGATCTGGAAATCCAATCCAGTGGTCTTTTCGGCCTTGTTCAACACCCGCATGTCCAGTCCGTCGTAGATGACGAGGGAATTGGGGGCGACACTGTTCATGATGAACACGTTTCCGCCGATCGTGCTGCGCGCCCCGATGACGGTTTCGCCGCCGAGGATCGTTGCGCCAGGGTAAATTGTCACGTGATCCTCAATGGTCGGGTGCCGCTTCGCGCCGCGAAGCTGCTGCCCTCCAGCCGTGCTTCGCGCCCCAAGCGTCACGCCGTGATACATCTTCACATGGTTGCCAATCACGGCGGTCTCTCCCACGACCGTTCCCGTCCCGTGATCGACGAAGAAGTGCGTGCCAATCTTCGCGCCCGGATGAATATCCATTCCAGTCCGCGCGTGGGCCCATTCCGTCATGATGCGCGGGATCAACGGAATGTTCTTGCGATACAACTCGTGCGCGAGCCGCTGCACGGCAATCGCTTCAATGAAGGGATAGGCCACGA contains:
- a CDS encoding methyltransferase domain-containing protein; translation: MNRVVQPELLDVLSPQDPKAIRSREDLRRLNAAMGHARLLADSLQAQLEKPKAVTLVELGAGDGICLLRVAQRLGRRNPAARVDVTLVDLQNLLTAETERDFERLNWHVRAVQSDVFDFLQRDRDRSNLMFANLFLHHFTDLQLKDLLQLISERTDFFLALETRRARFPLIAGWMVGLIGCNSVTRHDAVVSVEGGFAANELGRLWPRGPGWQLDEHSAGLFSHRFVAKRGG
- the thiE gene encoding thiamine phosphate synthase, which gives rise to MKPLAECRLYTFVDTSCLNGRSPELIAQQLCDGGADLIQLRAKDAPLDDVRRMAQSILSITQRNGVGLVINDHPAVAVELGAELCHLGQEDFFDAGRTHVSELKSAGVNLHIGLSTHEPSQAKRAIAAGADYIAIGPVFATPTKPYATAVTLDYVGWAAANVTIPWFAIGGINLTNIDAVIAAGARRICVVSAILNAPDVAEACRAFRERLFIRG
- a CDS encoding PfkB family carbohydrate kinase, producing the protein MSVLIVGSTALDSIKTPKAENPRLLGGSASHAAVAASFFSPVKLVGVVGKDFPKRYIDLYRRHKIDIEGLQILEGNTFHWSGEYEVNMNNRRTLLTELGVFETFTPTLPKSYQKSEFVLLANIAPALQSHVLTQMEKPRFVAADTMDLWLNIAMPDLLKLLKKVDGFVLNDSEAHQLTKEDNVFGAIRKIHKLGPKYVIIKKGSHGSVLSSPRGFFICPAYPLQKVVDPTGAGDSFVGGMMGYLATAKGSIDDNIRRGMVFGSVTASFCCEGFGLTKTTHVTRAQINQRVKELEKLVKF
- the epsC gene encoding serine O-acetyltransferase EpsC; protein product: MQPTVTQLTDRLIASYAKSGGINHLDGKNLPSKRTITVLTIDLLRLLFPGFFDEKLIHSSEIKVETAALLDTVLGALEDEVYKSLEYSPPPDAPRTHLRQHAHQLTMEFLGSLPAIRELLQTDTEAAFNGDPAALSREEIIVAYPFIEAIAVQRLAHELYRKNIPLIPRIMTEWAHARTGMDIHPGAKIGTHFFVDHGTGTVVGETAVIGNHVKMYHGVTLGARSTAGGQQLRGAKRHPTIEDHVTIYPGATILGGETVIGARSTIGGNVFIMNSVAPNSLVIYDGLDMRVLNKAEKTTGLDFQI